A region from the Kazachstania africana CBS 2517 chromosome 11, complete genome genome encodes:
- the LTE1 gene encoding mitotic regulator LTE1 (similar to Saccharomyces cerevisiae LTE1 (YAL024C); ancestral locus Anc_7.74), whose translation MNVFSQKNYYPVPSSEVITYRENSSATKRRSVLKSDIYALIVFLSSPEDKIDYSVFSDFFLIYRNFISPNDLYELLIIRFRWCINEISAEDPKRRKIGDVALVRTFVLLRHSMLNHFIEDFLPDHHLRLSVIHFLNEDYTKYPKIITSSIVNLKKAWCQLAKLIWENLHFDEPLSSEYEKWLSYEIKDITTIHNRPNRLSIYAIQGASSPDFRNQSVLSLYKPDETFILPKTTPQKSDKSRRTPTMLLFPQDNSQVPHENNPSPDVTGSLIKQENTHKRTISTNMGHFSKIMKNIEYPMSPEINNIIPPTPAKKVEFILNAFYEPENSTKINELSDRENGAQVDKSPIKLNRSSSSLYKGAVGLLAKWTKNHSGPKPSGEKHVTRSVQFPSSKTEMDTFVKYVISISALSNHNEDINEIISSEEPKFDMLSARTIDEVEYLVTLENDLFQKINESNIHIIPDIKTETNAYTENEDGALKPNPNFSAMDNLDLYQTVNTIAHSVISLSNTLNQSSKNLYVQNLVSPSKIKGDINSSHVSFLTGNVTSSVVEENKLQRTLEYNDGPQKLVFHDSTKRMSGPKDFDSDFNQTKSRFSPTYKLDSSSPLKNVLCDLEESYANTTEDGSNSYVSTRTYDSQLSSSNEAKDNSNNEYNTNNPMADPPEESPALKKKEGFENLREFTFEDDQIVDTPEPMGSLHLDDSKLQTPVTQKISTETAIRQSSGRISIAKRHTATINHTATPIERIESFIAEDPDLMKKEDILNKNERKLIKLEEILLKRTSLTPSVATSKLFNSRPASPNKLAYEHSRVRLSMAPSMQSIVSGSSISTEINYISPPKENNLKERSSNNKLDKGIITTPHNYFFPTDSDDLDNASPEKDFEQLKTKFLNTDTTDSPDVSKVAENRISEFHTELNATAITDAETTEDKINKANLEEIANMPDESMHDDPVTIAMMKLEGIYKKTGMKESKSTPDLSALSKERNLLNITNESPSASVSADKRKSLMLERRRQTIMNIPVSVENTPQLVTPMAEEGVLPGQIQDLIKSYKLQDSRLLVANNTSHIPFILMYDSKTIAEQMTLVERELLTEIDWKDLLNLEIKNETLQADSWLQLLAQNETLSGIDLTICRFNLIVDWIVSEIVLTRDVKMKRNTIQRFIHVAEHCRKFQNYNTLMEIVLALNSVTVQKLVNAWRLIEPGDLLTWEELKKISCLDNNYATIRDLLNSVDPLVGCIPFVAVYLSDLSLNSEKKDWIEDGKIINYSKFDTNVQVVKHFIQRVQWAKFYNFTVDHELLSKCVYISALSPEEIKELSA comes from the coding sequence ATGAACGTATTCAGTCAGAAGAACTATTATCCTGTACCGTCCTCTGAGGTGATTACGTACAGGGAAAATTCTTCTGCCACGAAAAGAAGGTCCGTATTGAAGAGTGATATCTATGCTTTGATAGTGTTCCTATCGTCTCcagaagataaaattgattattcAGTTTTTTCTGATTTCTTCCTAATCTACAGGAATTTTATTTCTCCTAATGACTTATACGAATTGTTGATAATAAGGTTTCGATGGTGTATTAATGAGATCTCTGCGGAAGATCCCAAGAGACGAAAAATTGGTGATGTGGCATTGGTACGAACATTTGTTCTCTTAAGACATTCTATGTTAAATCATTTCATAGAAGATTTCTTACCAGATCACCATCTAAGACTCTCTGtcattcattttctaaatgaAGATTATACAAAATACCCAAAGATTATTACAAGTTCTATTGTGAACTTAAAAAAGGCATGGTGTCAATTAGCTAAACTAATTTGGGAGAATTTGCATTTTGACGAACCACTATCAtctgaatatgaaaaatggttgTCATATGAAATAAAGGATATTACAACGATACATAACAGGCCTAATCGACTGAGCATATACGCCATACAAGGCGCATCGAGTCCTGACTTCAGAAATCAGAGTGTTTTATCATTATACAAACCTGATGAGACTTTTATCCTACCGAAAACGACTCCACAAAAATCGGATAAAAGTCGACGAACTCCAACCATGCTACTATTTCCACAAGATAATTCCCAAGTCCCTCATGAAAATAATCCATCACCTGATGTAACAGGCAGCCTGATAAAACAGGAAAATACTCACAAAAGGACAATTAGTACCAATATGggacatttttcaaaaatcatgaaaaatattgaatatcCAATGTCTCCCGAAATTAATAACATAATACCACCAACACCTGCAAAGAAAGTCGAATTTATTCTCAATGCCTTCTATGAACCGGAAAATTCAACgaaaataaatgaattaaGTGATAGAGAAAATGGCGCTCAAGTAGATAAATCGCCTATAAAATTGAACAGAAGCTCCTCATCCTTGTATAAAGGCGCTGTTGGCCTATTAGCTAAGTGGACAAAAAATCATTCGGGTCCAAAACCAAGTGGTGAAAAACATGTTACAAGGAGCGTTCAATTTCCAAGTTCTAAGACTGAAATGGATACGTTTGTAAAGTATGTCATTTCTATATCGGCTCTCAGTAACCataatgaagatatcaACGAAATTATAAGCTCAGAGGAACCAAAATTTGACATGCTCAGTGCTAGAACCATAGATGAAGTGGAATATTTAGTCACTTTGGAAAATGACTTGTTCCAAAAGataaatgaatcaaatattcatattaTACCAGACATAAAAACTGAAACTAACGCTTATAcggaaaatgaagatggtGCATTAAAACCCAATCCAAACTTCAGTGCTATGGATAACTTAGATTTGTATCAGACGGTCAATACAATAGCTCATTCGGTTATTTCACTGTCAAATACCTTAAACCAAAGTTCAAAGAACTTGTACGTGCAAAACTTGGTTTCACCCTCCAAAATCAAAGGTGATATTAACTCATCACATGTATCTTTCCTCACTGGCAATGTGACTAGCAGTGTTGTCGAAGAAAACAAATTGCAAAGAACACTAGAATACAATGATGGGCCTCAAAAATTGGTGTTTCATGACTCCACTAAGAGAATGTCTGGACCgaaagattttgattcagACTTCAACCAAACAAAATCAAGGTTTTCTCCAACGTACAAACTAGACTCTTCTTCTCCCTTGAAAAATGTGCTATGTGATCTAGAGGAATCATATGCAAATACAACAGAGGATGGTTCTAATTCCTATGTGTCGACCAGAACCTACGATTCTCAACTTTCCTCCTCAAATGAAGCCAAAGACAATAGTAACAATGAATATAACACCAACAATCCAATGGCTGATCCGCCTGAAGAATCTCCAGCtctgaaaaagaaagaaggcTTTGAAAACCTCAGAGAATTTACATTCGAAGATGATCAAATAGTAGATACACCCGAACCAATGGGAAGCCTGCATCTGGATGATAGTAAGTTACAGACCCCAGTCACgcaaaaaatatcaacagAGACAGCAATTAGGCAGTCAAGTGGTAGAATTAGTATCGCGAAGAGACATACGGCCACGATTAACCATACAGCAACCCccattgaaagaatagAAAGTTTTATTGCGGAGGACCCagatttaatgaaaaaggAGGATATACTCAATAAAAACGAAAGAAAACTAATAAAACTTGAGGAGATTCTGCTCAAAAGAACTTCACTAACACCAAGCGTCGCGACTAGCAAGTTATTTAATTCGAGACCAGCGAGCCCGAACAAGCTAGCATATGAACACTCTAGAGTACGTTTATCTATGGCGCCAAGTATGCAGTCTATAGTCAGTGGTAGTTCTATATCCACAGAAATAAACTATATCAGTCCTCCGAAggaaaataatttaaaagaaCGAAGTTCAAACAACAAGCTGGATAAAGGTATTATTACAACTCCGCATAACTATTTCTTTCCTACCGATAGTGATGATCTAGATAATGCATCTCCagaaaaagattttgagCAATTGAAAACCAAATTCTTAAATACAGACACTACTGATAGCCCTGATGTAAGCAAAGTAGCCGAAAATCGCATCTCAGAGTTTCATACCGAGCTCAACGCAACTGCAATTACTGATGCTGAGACAactgaagataaaattaacAAAGCCAacttggaagaaattgctAATATGCCAGATGAATCCATGCACGATGACCCAGTAACTATTGCAATGATGAAGTTGGAGGGTATATACAAGAAGACTGGAATGAAAGAAAGTAAGAGCACCCCGGATTTATCTGCGCTATCCAAAGAGAGAAATCTACTGAATATCACCAATGAATCTCCTTCTGCCTCTGTTTCGGCAGATAAGAGAAAGTCACTAATGTTAGAGAGAAGAAGACAAACAATAATGAACATTCCAGTCAGCGTCGAGAACACACCACAGTTGGTAACTCCAATGGCTGAAGAGGGAGTTTTACCTGGCCAAATTCaagatttaataaaaaGCTATAAATTGCAAGATTCAAGATTATTAGTTGCTAATAACACTAGCCACATACCATTTATTTTGATGTACGATTCCAAAACCATTGCCGAACAGATGACTCTTGTGGAAAGGGAACTGCTGACTGAAATTGATTGGAAAGACCTCTTAAACTTAGAAATCAAAAACGAAACGCTTCAAGCGGATAGTTGGCTGCAATTGCTTGCCCAAAATGAAACATTGTCTGGCATTGACCTTACAATTTGCAGGTTCAATCTAATTGTAGATTGGATTGTTTCAGAAATTGTCCTAACGAGGGAcgtgaaaatgaaaaggaatACCATCCAAAGATTCATACATGTTGCGGAACATTGCagaaaattccaaaattacaaCACATTAATGGAAATTGTATTGGCGTTGAATTCTGTCACAGTACAAAAACTCGTTAATGCATGGAGACTAATTGAGCCTGGTGATCTGTTAACCTGGgaagaattaaagaaaatctcATGCCTAGATAACAACTATGCTACCATTCGTGATCTATTGAACTCCGTAGACCCTCTTGTGGGCTGTATTCCATTTGTAGCCGTATACCTGTCCGACCTATCGTTGAATTCTGAGAAAAAAGACTGGATTGAAGACGGAAAGATAATCAACTACAGTAAATTTGACACCAATGTTCAAGTTGTGAAACATTTCATTCAGAGAGTTCAATGGGCCAAATTCTACAACTTTACAGTAGATCACGAGCTTCTCAGTAAGTGCGTGTATATCTCCGCACTCTCTCCggaagaaatcaaagaattaAGTGCataa
- the DRS2 gene encoding aminophospholipid-translocating P4-type ATPase DRS2 (similar to Saccharomyces cerevisiae DRS2 (YAL026C); ancestral locus Anc_7.72), giving the protein MKADENLPPGRRKDEDTLFDMDLLDDTTVRNDPLQGHYNIRDEQRDSTHVFPEEVIDLNDNIENDENPFESQASNEWEHGRFDNYNPEFMGSTRPTGFFSRLFGRGQKSVSQNYEMNQYNAVTTSEHNDSYMDSRNQFNMKVLFNRYILRKKSSSTEAYGPRMIHIIDRAANDTMGYVGNYVSTTKYNFATFLPKFLFQEFSKYANLFFLCTAIIQQVPHVSPTNRYTTIGTLLVVLIVSAMKEIIEDVKRANSDKELNNSKSQIFSKDFGGFVEKRWVDIKVGDIIKVSSEESIPADIIVLSSSEPEGLCYIETANLDGETNLKIKQSRVETSKFIDAQKIGTIHGQVSSEQPNSSLYTYEGTMKFNGTTIPLSPEQMILRGATLRNTAWIFGLVIFTGHETKLMRNATATPIKRTAVERVINKQIIALFGVLVVLILISSVGNVIISTAGSKHLSYLYLEGTNKVGLFFRDFLTFWILFSNLVPISLFVTVELIKYYQAYMISSDLDLYHEQSDTATVVRTSSLVEELGQIEYIFSDKTGTLTRNVMEFKSCSIAGRCYIETIPEDKAAYMEDGIEVGYRKFDELKEKLHDATDEESSIVDSFLTLLATCHTVIPEFQADGSIKYQAASPDEGALVEGGAQLGYKFIIRKPNSVTVLLEESDEEKEYELLNICEFNSTRKRMSALFRFPDGSIKLFCKGADSVILERLDGNNNMYVDATLRHLEDYASEGLRTLCLAIRDVPEEEYQKWSKIYEAAATTLDNRAEKLDEAAELIERNLVLMGATAIEDKLQDEVPETIQTLQEAGIKIWVLTGDKQETAINIGMSCRLLAEDMNLLIINEETKEDTRKNMIEKLNALHEHKLSPQELNTLALVIDGKSLGYALEPDLEDFFLTIGKLCKAVICCRVSPLQKALVVKMVKKKTDSLLLAIGDGANDVSMIQAAHVGIGISGMEGMQAARSADVAIGQFKFLKKLLIVHGAWSYQRISVAILYSFYKNTALYMTQFWYVFSNAYSGQSIIESWTLSFYNVFFTALPPIVIGVFDQFISSRLLERYPQLYRLGQKGQFFSVKIFWGWIANGFYHSIIIYVGVVFFYRYGSALNMNGEVADHWTWGTTVYTTSILVVLGKAALVTNQWTKFTLVAIPGSFVFWLVFFPIYGSIFPYVNISREYFGVVSHTYGSGVFWLTLIVLPVLALLRDFLWKYYRRMYQPETYHLVQEMQKYNITDYRPHLLHFQDAIRKVRQVQRMKKQRGFAFSQSEEGGQEKIIRMYDTTQKRGKYGELHDASGDPFSDRNAFENHLGTTTESIDLLEPDNPFAEDRDGSTDLDNMSFEL; this is encoded by the coding sequence ATGAAAGCTGACGAGAATCTGCCTCCAGGACGGAGGAAAGATGAAGACACACTTTTTGACATGGATCTTCTTGACGATACAACCGTTAGGAACGATCCTCTACAGGGCCATTACAATATAAGAGACGAACAAAGGGATTCGACACATGTATTTCCAGAGGAAGTTATAGACttaaatgataatattgagaatgatgaaaatCCGTTTGAGTCACAAGCTTCTAATGAATGGGAACACGGCAGATTCGATAACTACAATCCAGAGTTTATGGGCTCAACCAGGCCCACAGGTTTCTTCTCCAGACTTTTTGGGAGGGGCCAAAAGTCAGTATCCCAAAATTATGAGATGAACCAATATAATGCAGTGACAACATCTGAACACAATGACAGTTACATGGATTCCAGAAATCAATTCAACATGAAAGTGTTATTCAATCGTTACATATTGAGGAAAAAGAGCAGCTCCACAGAGGCTTATGGTCCCAGGATGAttcatattattgataGAGCAGCAAATGATACAATGGGCTACGTTGGCAATTATGTCTCTACAACAAAGTATAACTTTGCGACCtttttaccaaaatttttattccaagaattttcaaaatatgcCAATCTGTTCTTTTTATGTACTGCAATCATTCAACAAGTTCCTCATGTATCTCCCACAAATAGGTACACGACTATAGGTACACTTTTAGTGGTCCTAATTGTTTCCGCtatgaaagaaattatcGAGGATGTGAAGAGAGCCAATTCAGACAAAGAATTAAACAATTCTAAATCTCagatcttttcaaaagattttggtGGCTTTGTAGAGAAAAGATGGGTTGATATTAAAGTTGGGGATATAATCAAAGTGTCATCTGAAGAGTCCATTCCAGCTGATATAATTGTTCTATCATCTTCGGAACCGGAAGGCTTGTGTTATATCGAAACTGCTAATCTTGATGGTGAGACAAATCTGAAAATTAAACAGTCAAGAGTAGAAACCtccaaatttattgatgcGCAAAAAATTGGTACAATTCATGGTCAAGTAAGCTCTGAACAACCAAATTCTAGTTTATACACATACGAGGGTACAATGAAATTCAATGGAACTACTATTCCGCTTTCTCCTGAACAAATGATTCTAAGAGGTGCTACATTAAGAAATACAGCTTGGATCTTTGGTTTAGTCATCTTTACAGGTCATGAAACCAAGCTAATGCGTAATGCTACTGCTACACCAATCAAGAGAACTGCTGTTGAAAGAGTCATTAACAAGCAAATTATAGCTTTATTTGGTGTATTAGTCgttttaattttaatatcatCCGTCGGTAACGTTATTATTAGTACTGCTGGCTCCAAACATCtatcatatttatatttggaaGGTACTAACAAGGTCGGTTTATTTTTTAGAGATTTTTTAACATTTTGGATTTTATTCTCAAATCTAGTACCGATATCCTTATTCGTCACCGTTGAGttaatcaaatattatcaagCGTACATGATAAGTTCAGATTTAGATTTATACCATGAACAATCTGATACAGCAACTGTTGTTCGTACTTCCTCTTTAGTAGAAGAATTGGGTCAGATTGAATATATCTTTAGTGATAAAACAGGTACTTTGACAAGAAATGTAATGGAATTTAAATCATGCTCCATTGCCGGCCGTTGCTACATAGAAACTATCCCCGAAGATAAAGCCGCATACATGGAAGATGGTATAGAAGTTGGttatagaaaatttgatgaattaaaagaaaagctACATGACGCTACCGATGAAGAATCTAGTATAGTTGATAGCTTTTTGACTTTATTAGCCACATGTCATACCGTCATTCCAGAGTTTCAGGCGGATGGATCCATCAAATATCAGGCAGCTTCTCCAGATGAAGGTGCTTTGGTTGAAGGTGGCGCTCAACTTGGCtacaaatttattatcagAAAACCAAACTCAGTAACTGTGCTTTTGGAAGAATCCgacgaagaaaaagagTACGAACTTTTGAACATTTGCGAGTTTAACTCAACGAGGAAAAGAATGAGTGCACTATTTAGGTTTCCAGATGGGTCAATCAAATTGTTTTGTAAAGGGGCTGACAGTGTTATCTTAGAAAGATTAGATGGCAATAACAACATGTATGTGGATGCAACTTTGAGGCACTTGGAAGATTATGCTTCAGAAGGACTGCGTACTTTATGCTTGGCAATCAGAGATGTACCAGAAGAGGAATATCAGAAATGGAGCAAAATTTACGAAGCAGCTGCAACAACACTGGATAATAGAGCCGAAAAACTGGATGAAGCGGCAGAGCTCATCGAGCGAAATTTGGTGCTTATGGGAGCCACTGCCATTGAAGATAAACTGCAAGACGAAGTACCAGAGACTATACAAACATTACAAGAAGCTGGTATCAAAATATGGGTTTTGACGGGTGATAAACAAGAAACAGCCATTAACATTGGTATGAGTTGTCGTTTATTAGCAGAGGATATGAATCTATTAATTATTAATGAGGAGACCAAAGAAGacacaagaaaaaatatgattgaaaaattaaatgcTCTACATGAGCACAAATTATCTCCTCAAGAGTTGAATACATTAGCTCTCGTCATCGATGGGAAATCTTTAGGGTATGCTTTAGAACCAGATCTTGAAGACTTCTTTTTGACTATAGGTAAATTGTGTAAGGCTGTCATTTGCTGTAGAGTTTCTCCACTTCAGAAAGCATTGGTTGTAAAGATggtcaagaaaaaaacagaCTCTCTACTTCTTGCAATTGGTGATGGAGCAAACGATGTTAGTATGATTCAAGCTGCTCATGTAGGTATTGGTATTAGTGGTATGGAGGGTATGCAAGCGGCACGGTCTGCAGATGTTGCTATTGGtcaattcaaatttttgaaaaaattactaATTGTTCATGGAGCTTGGTCCTACCAAAGAATTTCTGTTGCAATTCTATACTCTTTCTACAAAAATACGGCGCTATACATGACCCAATTCTGGTatgttttttcaaatgcttATTCAGGTCAATCGATTATTGAATCGTGGACATTGAGTTTCTATAATGTGTTTTTCACAGCTTTACCTCCTATCGTAATCGGTGTCTTTGATCAGTTTATTAGTAGCCGTTTACTTGAACGCTATCCACAACTTTATAGATTAGGTCAGAAAGGACAGTTCTTCTCagtaaaaattttctggGGTTGGATTGCAAATGGTTTTTATCATTCTATAATCATTTATGTCGGCGTTGTGTTCTTTTATAGATACGGTAGCGCCTTGAATATGAATGGTGAAGTTGCTGATCATTGGACTTGGGGCACAACTGTTTACACAACGAGTATATTGGTAGTATTGGGAAAAGCTGCGCTAGTTACAAACCAATGGACGAAATTTACTTTGGTTGCTATTCCAGGTTCCTTTGTTTTTTGGCTAGTTTTCTTCCCAATCTATGGAAGTATATTCCCTTATGTCAACATTTCCAGAGAGTACTTCGGTGTTGTCTCTCATACGTACGGATCTGGTGTGTTTTGGTTAACCCTGATTGTTTTGCCTGTATTAGCGCTTTTAAGAGATTTCTTATGGAAATACTATAGAAGAATGTATCAACCCGA
- the PMT2 gene encoding dolichyl-phosphate-mannose-protein mannosyltransferase PMT2 (similar to Saccharomyces cerevisiae PMT2 (YAL023C) and PMT3 (YOR321W); ancestral locus Anc_7.76) has translation MMSSTTGYGSHEKSPESQLRHRDINAKSELIQEKVNEREDLSKTGKVNPLLRLEAFVMPIVFTLLALFTRMYRINANSHVVWDEAHFGSFGSYYLKHEFYHDVHPPLGKMLVGFSGYLAGYNGSFDFASGAEYPDYVDFVKMRIFNASFSAMCVPLAYFTAKAIGFSLPGVWFFTVLVLFENTYCTLGRFILLDSMLLCFTVASFFCFVKFHNERKKPFGRKWWKWMCLTGISLGCTISVKMVGLFVISLVGIYTIVDLWNFLGEKSMPWKTYINHWLARILGLIILPLAVFMWSFYMHFTLLTNSGSGDAVMSSLYQATLIGSEVGAGPRDVAIGSSIITIKNQKLGGALLHSHYQLYPTGSQQQQITAYGFKDNNNEWFFDRARGLVNWNETETDDEFVKNGNSYRLVHRGTGRNLHTHPVLAAMTKSEWEVAGYGDHEIGDLKDNWVIEVIEQKNDEDPDKIHPLTTLFRIRSDVMDCHLAQTDKSLPEWGFRQGEIVCLRNAHKNDKRTWWNIETHENERLPEAPEDFKFPKPGFLESFIHLNRAMMASNNALVTADDKYDPLASSAWEWPTLHTGLRLNHWGDENVKYYLLGTPVSTWGSSIAVLGFMIYVAILILRWQRQYSDLTDSTDLNLFLIGGFYPLLGWGLHFMPFVIMSRVTYVHHYLPALYFALIIFTYVLEACTKRLLKTKFGRVSRLMIFTTLTLSVTACFAYFAPISFGMDGPKEQYAYLGWFSNWIIGHDLQL, from the coding sequence ATGATGTCTTCTACTACAGGGTATGGAAGCCACGAAAAGTCTCCAGAAAGTCAATTGAGACATAGAGATATCAATGCTAAATCAGAACTGATACAAGAAAAAGTTAACGAGAGAGAAGATCTCTCGAAAACTGGAAAAGTGAACCCGTTGCTTCGTTTAGAAGCCTTTGTTATGCCGATTGTTTTTACATTATTGGCGCTATTCACTAGAATGTACAGGATTAATGCCAATAGCCATGTTGTTTGGGATGAAGCTCATTTCGGTAGTTTTGGttcatattatttaaaGCACGAATTTTACCACGATGTTCACCCTCCATTGGGTAAGATGTTAGTTGGATTTTCAGGTTATTTAGCTGGGTACAATGGTTCATTTGATTTCGCTTCCGGTGCAGAATATCCAGACTATGTCGATTTTGTTAAGATGAGAATCTTCAATGCGTCATTCTCTGCTATGTGTGTTCCGTTAGCATATTTCACAGCAAAGGCAATCGGATTCTCATTACCAGGCGTTTGGTTCTTTACAGTCCTTGTTCTTTTCGAAAATACTTACTGTACTTTGGGTAGATTTATCTTATTAGATTCTATGCTGTTGTGTTTCACTGTAGCATCTTTCTTCTGCTTCGTTAAGTTTCATAACGAAAGGAAAAAGCCATTCGGAAGAAAATGGTGGAAATGGATGTGTTTGACAGGTATAAGTCTAGGATGTACCATCTCAGTGAAAATGGTAGGCTTATTTGTCATTTCCTTGGTTGGTATTTACACTATCGTTGATTTATGGAATTTCTTAGGTGAGAAATCCATGCCATGGAAAACTTACATTAATCATTGGTTAGCTAGAATTTTAGGTTTGATCATTTTACCACTTGCAGTCTTTATGTGGTCTTTCTACATGCATTTCACTTTACTAACCAACTCTGGTTCAGGGGACGCCGTCATGTCATCTTTATACCAAGCCACTTTGATTGGAAGTGAAGTTGGTGCCGGACCTCGTGATGTTGCAATCGGTTCCTCTATAATTACTATCAAGAACCAAAAATTGGGTGGTGCACTATTGCATTCACATTACCAATTATATCCAACAGGTTCCCAGCAACAACAGATTACCGCGTATGGtttcaaagataataaCAATGAATGGTTTTTCGATAGAGCAAGAGGTTTGGTGAATTGGAATGAAACTGAAACTGATGACGAATTTGttaaaaatggtaattCTTACAGACTTGTTCACAGGGGTACTGGAAGAAATCTTCACACACATCCTGTTTTAGCTGCCATGACAAAGAGTGAATGGGAAGTTGCAGGTTATGGTGATCATGAAATCGGTGATCTCAAAGACAATTGGGTGATAGAAGTCATTGAACAAAAGAATGACGAAGATCCTGACAAAATACATCCATTGACTACCTTATTCCGTATCAGGAGTGACGTAATGGATTGCCATCTAGCTCAAACTGATAAAAGTCTACCTGAATGGGGTTTCAGACAAGGTGAAATCGTTTGTTTGAGAAATGCACACAAAAATGACAAAAGGACATGGTGGAACATCGAAACTCATGAGAATGAAAGGTTACCTGAGGCACCAGAGGATTTTAAATTTCCAAAACCTGGATTTTTAGAGAGttttattcatttaaatAGGGCTATGATGGCATCTAACAATGCCTTAGTCACTGCCGATGACAAGTACGATCCGTTAGCATCCTCAGCCTGGGAATGGCCAACCTTACACACAGGTCTCAGATTGAATCATTGGGGTGATGAAAACGtcaaatattatttgcTAGGAACCCCTGTATCAACATGGGGATCTTCCATTGCAGTGTTGGGATTTATGATTTACGTTgcaattttgattttaagaTGGCAAAGACAATACAGTGATCTAACAGATTCAACAGATTTGAACTTATTTTTAATTGGTGGGTTCTACCCATTACTGGGTTGGGGATTACATTTCATGCCTTTTGTCATTATGTCAAGAGTCACTTATGTTCATCATTACTTACCAGCATTATATTTTGCTCTCATAATATTCACATATGTACTTGAAGCATGCACGAAGCGCCTACTGAAGACCAAGTTTGGTAGAGTCAGCAGATTAATGATCTTTACCACTCTAACATTGAGCGTGACTGCTTGTTTCGCATATTTTGCAccaatttcatttggaaTGGATGGCCCAAAAGAACAATATGCATACTTAGGCTGGTTTTCAAATTGGATAATCGGTCATGATTTACAAttatag